The Ostrinia nubilalis chromosome 24, ilOstNubi1.1, whole genome shotgun sequence DNA window GGTAAATAGGTTTATGGTATGAGATTAGGTATGAGAGatattacttaatattttttgtatgtaaaaaCATACAATGAGAAATACTCAAAAATACAATGAATTGAATTATCAATTAAGTAGTCAAATACATAAATTCTGTATAGGCACAACactattgattttgatttgattgacgTCATTGAcgtttcaatatttaaaaaaataaagtcagGCAGGAGGACGATCTTGCGTGTTTATTTCCGAATATcgaatagttttaattttataaaaatttacttaAATACGAAGATCAGCAATGTCTGTAGTGAAGCTAAAAGACAACAAGCCCGAACCAGTGGCATACAGTGACGCTGCGTTGAGGAATAATGCCGCTGTGGTTGAATATTGTAGAACCTCAATGGCAGCCCTTTCGGGCTCCACTGCAGGTAAATTATTGTGAATTCGCTACTAAACTGCGAGATCTGATTGTATTCTACTGGTTAAACTTGCGTCTGCTACAAGTGTCCACTAAATAAGAGCCAAAGTATCGATTacatgcagttgtaataggacAACTTCATGTAATCCCGACTGGTCCATCACATAAAAAATActgcattaaaatttaaatgataTAATTAGAAAAATTCCACTACCTATCTAAAAAGTTTGAGCAACTCAATGCCTTTTTTATCTGTCCTTTGTCACATTTTGTAGCCTTTGCTTCTGTTAAAAAAACCATATAACCTCTTTTTTCAGGAGTTCTTGGACTGACCGGTTTGAATGGATTTGCATTCTACGTTTTCTCCGTGGTGGTTCTATGGGTTATGTTCATCATCAAAGCCGGCCCGAACTGGCACAAGTACTATGTCTCTAGACAATGCCTGCTGACGAATGGATTCTTCGGAGCGCTATTCACTTATGTATTATTCTGGACGTTTATATACGGAATGGTTCATGTATATTAGAGTTAAGATTAGATTAAATGTTTTATATCAAGTTATGGATGGTTAAtcgattgtatttattttattatgtatttaaattgtttattttcttgTGGAATGTAAAAAGAATGTGA harbors:
- the LOC135083955 gene encoding ER membrane protein complex subunit 6, whose product is MSVVKLKDNKPEPVAYSDAALRNNAAVVEYCRTSMAALSGSTAGVLGLTGLNGFAFYVFSVVVLWVMFIIKAGPNWHKYYVSRQCLLTNGFFGALFTYVLFWTFIYGMVHVY